The genomic stretch CGCCGATCAACCAGACCCGCCCGCTGGACACGCGTGGCCGGGTGGAAATCGAGAATCTCAAGGGGAAAGTGGAGGTGGTGGCGTGGGACCGCCCCGAGGTCAAGCTGTCCGGCACCCTGGGTGACGGGGTGGAGCGGCTTGCAGTCGAAGGCGATGGCCGCGTGCTTCGCATCAAGGTCCAGTACCCGTCACGCAACCGCGACGCCGAGCCGAGCCAGCTGGTCGTGCAGATGCCGCTGCTGGCCGACCTGGAGGTTGAAACCGTCTCGGCCGACATCGACGTCACCGGCATGGCTTCACGGGAGCTGGAGCTGGAATCCGTCAGTGGCGACATCGTCGCCAACGGCGCACCGCGACGCGGCGGGATCAGTTCGGTGAGCGGTGACATCCGGCTGGCGATGAACAGCCCCAGCCTGCGGGCGGAGACGGTCAGCGGCCAGCTGACGGTGCAGGGGCGGCTGGACGGGACCATCGCGCTGGAAAGCGTGTCCGGCGACATCCGCCTGGACACACTGGGCGAACGAGCGCGCAAACTCTCCGCCAGCTCCGTGTCCGGCGACATGGACCTGAAGCTGGGGCTGGCCGAGGACGGCGAGATCCGCATGGAGAGCGTGAGCGGCGACCTGCGCCTGCGCCTGCCGGCGAACCTGTCGGCGCAGGTCTCGGGCGAAACCTTCAGCGGAGACCTGGCCGCGCCGGGCGCGAAGATCCGAAAAGAGGAATTCGGCCCCGGCTCGAGTTTCCGGATGCGTTACGGTGCAGGCAAAGGTGATGTGCGCCTGCAGACTTTCTCCGGCGACGCACGCCTGATCATGCCGTAACGGTCGCGGCGGGTGCCGCCGATGAAAAAAGGCCGCATCTTCCGATGCGGCCTTTTTGCGATGCGTGACGCGCGTGCCCGAGGCTGGCTGGGGTGGTCGCGCGGCCGCGACCGGGGCGTTTCAGAGGTCCTGCTGGTAGCGCACGTAGGGCACGGTGCCTTCGTCGCCCGGATTGCCCTTGATCGGGAACGGATTCTTGCCGCGGGTGACGACATTGTCGGCGCCAACGCTGAGCTGGCCGTTCCAGGGCGTGCGCCAGGTCAGGCCCAGGCCCAGGCCTTTCCAGACCTCGCTTTCGCCCGGGACGTTGACCACCCGGCCGATAATGTTGGCGCCGAACGCACCATAGCCGCCGCCCACGCTCAGGCTGCGGGTATTCCACTGATCGGCTAGCTGCGGCACGTCCGCCGCCGGGACCAGGCGGGCACGGGCAACGGTGCCGCCGACGCTGACGAAGCCTTCGCGGCTGATCGCCTTTTCCGCGAACAGCGAGAAGTCGTTCTGGCTGTAACGCGCACCGCCGATCTGGCCGGGTGACAGCCAGGCGGGCAGGGTGTCGCGGCCATTGCCGAAGCTCACGCCAACCTTGCCGCCATTGCGGGCCAGACTGACTCCGGCACTGGCGTGGCGGCTGTTCGAGCCTGGCTTGTCATCCAGCGACGCTAGCACGCAGTTGCTCGCCAGCTGGCCGATGGCGGGCGCCATGCCGCTGCGGCGATCGCACAGCAACGCCAGCGAATCGCCGGTCTGCAGGCCATAGGTTGCTTCCAGCGTGGTCTTGCCGAAGCGCCAGCGGGAGCCGGCGCCGGTCCCTCCGGTGGCGGGTTCCAGCAGCAGCACCGCTTCCAGCTTGCCGCTGTCGCGGTTGAGCACCGGCACGACCCGGGAATCGCTGCGCTTGGCCTTTTTCGCCTGCGCATCGACGTTGCCGCTGGCAAACACCAGGGCAAGCGCGGCGGCGGCAAGTGGCAGGAATCGCAGGGTCATGCTGGTGTGACCGGCTTGTTAAGCCGAAGTTCCCCGGTGAAACGACAGGACTGCAGGAAAATCCTAGCCCGTTTATGTTTATTTAACAATAGCGAAGGCCGTGGGTGCCGGGGCACTGAAGGATCCCCTGTGGCGGGGCTGCAGCGCTACTGCAACCCCGGCGCAGCCGGCTGGGTGCTGGCCTCGCGACTGAACAGGGCCGCGATCTCCCCGGCGTCGAAGCCGTAGCCCTGGCCGCAGAACTCGCACAGGATCGAGGCGGTGCCGTCGCCGGCGGCCACCGCGGCATCGGCTTCCTCGCGCCCCAGCGACACCAGCATGCCCTCCACCCGCTCGCGCGAGCACGAGCAGGCGAAGCGCAGCGGCCTCTCCCCGACCAGCTCCGGGGCCTCTTCGTGGAACAGGCGGTGGATCACTTCGGACGGCGGCAGCGCCAGCAGTTCGTCGCTGCCGAGGGTGTCGAAC from Thermomonas sp. XSG encodes the following:
- a CDS encoding DUF4097 family beta strand repeat-containing protein, giving the protein MQILSRMLWAALAATIALPGMAATPINQTRPLDTRGRVEIENLKGKVEVVAWDRPEVKLSGTLGDGVERLAVEGDGRVLRIKVQYPSRNRDAEPSQLVVQMPLLADLEVETVSADIDVTGMASRELELESVSGDIVANGAPRRGGISSVSGDIRLAMNSPSLRAETVSGQLTVQGRLDGTIALESVSGDIRLDTLGERARKLSASSVSGDMDLKLGLAEDGEIRMESVSGDLRLRLPANLSAQVSGETFSGDLAAPGAKIRKEEFGPGSSFRMRYGAGKGDVRLQTFSGDARLIMP